In Primulina eburnea isolate SZY01 chromosome 3, ASM2296580v1, whole genome shotgun sequence, one DNA window encodes the following:
- the LOC140825091 gene encoding L-arabinokinase-like isoform X2, whose translation MTEVEWLKSIKADLVVSDVVPVACRAAADAGIRSVCVTNFSWDFIYAEYVMAAGYHHRSIVWQIAEDYSHCEFLIRLPGYCPMPAFRDAIDVPLVVRRLHKSREEVRKELGIMEDVKVVILNFGGQPAGWTLKEEYLPHGWLCLVCGASDSQVFPPNFIKLAKDTYTPDVIAASDCMLGKIGYGTVSESLAFKIPFIFVRRDYFNEEPFLRNMLEFYQAGVEMIRRDLLTGHWRPYLERAISLKPCYEGGVNGGEVAANILQDTASGKNYTSNKLSGARRLQDAIVLGYQLQRVPGRDLSIPDWYANAETELGLRTGSPTAEIDEDNLLMPSYLEDFEILHGDFMGLSDTVSFLNSLSEFDVVHDSGKGTEKHQIRERKAAAGLFNWEEDIFVARAPGRLDVMGGIADYSGSLVLQMPIREACHVAVQKIHPTKQRLWKHAQARQDAKGQGPTPVLQIVSYGSELSNRGPTFDMDLSDFMDGEQPMSYEAARSYFSRDPSQRWAAYIAGTILVLMKEFGLHFKNSIRMLVSSAVPEGKGVSSSAAVEVATMSAVAAAHGLNINPRDLALLCQKVENHVVGAPCGVMDQMTSACGEANKLLAMVCQPAEVLGLVDIPSHVRFWGIDSGIRHSVGGADYGSVRIGAFMGRKIIKSVASELLSQSLTNGTTSDDLEEDGIELLETEAALEYLCNLSAHRYEALYVKQLPETLLGETFLKKYNDHGDSVTVIDHKRNYGLRAATKHPIYENFRVKAFKALLTSATSDDQLTALGELMYQCHYSYGACGLGSDGTDRLVQLVQEMQHSKNSRAVDGTLYGAKITGGGSGGTICVVGKNSLRSSEQILQIQQRYKSATGYLPIVFEASSPGAGKFGHLRIRRRRI comes from the exons ATGACAGAAGTGGAATGGCTGAAGTCCATCAAGGCAGATCTAGTG GTATCAGATGTTGTTCCAGTTGCTTGTCGGGCTGCTGCTGATGCTGGAATTCGGTCTGTTTGTGTTACCAATTTTAG CTGGGATTTCATATATGCTGAATACGTGATGGCTGCTGGCTATCATCACAGATCCATAGTTTGGCAG ATTGCAGAGGATTATTCACATTGTGAATTCCTTATTCGCCTTCCAGGATACTGCCCGA TGCCTGCATTCCGTGATGCAATAGACGTTCCATTGGTCGTGAGGAGATTACACAAGTCACGTGAGGAG GTGCGGAAAGAACTTGGAATCATGGAAGATGTGAAGGTTGTTATTCTTAACTTTGGCGGACAG CCAGCTGGTTGGACTTTAAAGGAGGAGTACCTGCCTCATGGATGGCTTTGTCTG GTTTGTGGTGCTTCTGATAGTCAGGTCTttcctccaaatttcataaagcTAGCAAAAGATACATACACGCCAGATGTGATTGCTGCATCTGACTGCATGCTTG GAAAAATTGGATATGGGACTGTCAGCGAGTCTCTGGCATTCAAGATACCATTCATCTTTGTACGTAGGGACTACTTCAATGAGGAGCCATTCTTGAGAAATATGCTTGAG TTCTATCAAGCTGGAGTTGAGATGATTAGAAGGGATTTACTTACTGGACACTGGAGACCATACCTGGAACGTGCGATTAGTTTGAAACCTTGCTATGAGGGAGGAGTCAACGGTGGTGAG GTTGCAGCTAATATTTTGCAAGATACAGCTTCAGGGAAAAATTATACATCCAACAAG CTTAGCGGGGCTAGGAGATTACAGGATGCTATTGTTCTTGGTTATCAACTCCAAAGAGTTCCTGGAAGAGATCTAAGCATTCCAGACTGGTATGCAAATGCTGAAACTGAACTTGGTCTTCGTACGGGTTCTCCAACTGCTGAAATTGATGAAGATAATCTTCTTATGCCTTC ATACCTCGAGGACTTTGAGATTCTTCATGGAGATTTTATGGGTCTCTCTGATACTGTGAGTTTCTTGAACAGCTTATCAGAATTTGATGTTGTCCATGATTCTGGAAAAGGTACCGAGAAACACCAGATCAGGGAGCGGAAAGCTGCTGCTGGTCTCTTTAATTGGGAG GAAGACATTTTCGTGGCAAGAGCACCAGGAAGATTAGATGTTATGGGTGGAATTGCAGACTACTCTGGAAGCCTTGTATTGCAG ATGCCAATCAGAGAAGCTTGCCATGTTGCTGTGCAAAAGATTCATCCAACTAAACAGAGACTATGGAAGCATGCTCAGGCCCGGCAGGATGCCAAAGGACAAGGACCAACTCCTGTTCTGCAAATC GTATCTTATGGATCTGAATTAAGCAACCGTGGACCAACCTTTGATATGGATTTGTCGGATTTCATGGATGGGGAGCAACCAATGTCGTATGAGGCGGCCAGAAGTTACTTTTCTCGAGATCCATCCCAAAG ATGGGCTGCATATATTGCCGGAACCATCCTCGTGTTGATGAAAGAATTTGGATTACATTTCAAGAATAGTATTAGAATGCTG GTATCTTCCGCTGTGCCGGAAGGTAAAGGGGTCTCTTCTTCTGCAGCTGTGGAGGTTGCTACTATGTCTGCAGTCGCTGCTGCTCATG GATTAAATATCAACCCAAGagatcttgctttgctctgccAAAAG GTGGAGAATCACGTAGTTGGAGCTCCGTGTGGTGTGATGGATCAGATGACTTCTGCATGTGGTGAGGCTAACAAACTACTTGCTATGGTTTGCCAG CCTGCAGAGGTATTGGGTCTGGTGGACATTCCAAGTCATGTACGATTTTGGGGAATCGATTCTGGAATCAGGCACAG CGTTGGCGGTGCTGATTATGGATCTGTGAGGATAGGAGCCTTTATGGGCCGAAAAATCATAAAGTCGGTTGCGTCAGAACTGTTATCACAATCTTTGACTAATGGAACAACCTCTGATGATCTGGAAGAGGATGGAATCGAACTACTTGAAACCGAGGCAGCCCTGGAGTACTTGTGCAACTTATCGGCCCACAg ATACGAAGCTCTTTACGTTAAGCAACTTCCTGAAACCTTGCTTGGCGAGACTTTCTTGAAGAAATATAATGACCACGGCGATTCCGTCACTGTAATAGATCATAAGCGAAATTATGGACTCAGAGCAGCTACCAAACATCCCATATACGAAAATTTTCGAGTCAAG GCTTTCAAGGCTTTACTTACATCTGCAACTTCAGACGATCAATTGACTGCTCTGGGAGAGTTGATGTACCAG TGTCACTACAGTTACGGTGCTTGCGGACTCGGTTCAGATGGGACAGACAGGCTCGTACAACTGGTTCAAGAAATGCAACACAGTAAAAATTCGAGGGCAGTAGATGGAACCTTGTATGGTGCAAAGATAACAGGGGGTGGATCTGGTGGGACCATTTGTGTTGTCGGCAAAAATTCTTTAAGAAGCAGTGAACAAATTCTTCAG ATCCAGCAGAGATATAAAAGTGCTACAGGTTATTTGCCTATTGTCTTTGAGGCTTCGTCTCCAGGTGCCGGCAAGTTTGGTCACCTGAGAATTCGTCGTCGTCGGATTTGA
- the LOC140825091 gene encoding L-arabinokinase-like isoform X1 encodes MVSEESRKHPLVFAYYVTGHGFGHATRVVEVARHLIHAGHDVHVVTGAPEYVFTTEIESPRLFIRKVLLDCGAVQADALTVDRLASLEKYSETAVAPRDAILMTEVEWLKSIKADLVVSDVVPVACRAAADAGIRSVCVTNFSWDFIYAEYVMAAGYHHRSIVWQIAEDYSHCEFLIRLPGYCPMPAFRDAIDVPLVVRRLHKSREEVRKELGIMEDVKVVILNFGGQPAGWTLKEEYLPHGWLCLVCGASDSQVFPPNFIKLAKDTYTPDVIAASDCMLGKIGYGTVSESLAFKIPFIFVRRDYFNEEPFLRNMLEFYQAGVEMIRRDLLTGHWRPYLERAISLKPCYEGGVNGGEVAANILQDTASGKNYTSNKLSGARRLQDAIVLGYQLQRVPGRDLSIPDWYANAETELGLRTGSPTAEIDEDNLLMPSYLEDFEILHGDFMGLSDTVSFLNSLSEFDVVHDSGKGTEKHQIRERKAAAGLFNWEEDIFVARAPGRLDVMGGIADYSGSLVLQMPIREACHVAVQKIHPTKQRLWKHAQARQDAKGQGPTPVLQIVSYGSELSNRGPTFDMDLSDFMDGEQPMSYEAARSYFSRDPSQRWAAYIAGTILVLMKEFGLHFKNSIRMLVSSAVPEGKGVSSSAAVEVATMSAVAAAHGLNINPRDLALLCQKVENHVVGAPCGVMDQMTSACGEANKLLAMVCQPAEVLGLVDIPSHVRFWGIDSGIRHSVGGADYGSVRIGAFMGRKIIKSVASELLSQSLTNGTTSDDLEEDGIELLETEAALEYLCNLSAHRYEALYVKQLPETLLGETFLKKYNDHGDSVTVIDHKRNYGLRAATKHPIYENFRVKAFKALLTSATSDDQLTALGELMYQCHYSYGACGLGSDGTDRLVQLVQEMQHSKNSRAVDGTLYGAKITGGGSGGTICVVGKNSLRSSEQILQIQQRYKSATGYLPIVFEASSPGAGKFGHLRIRRRRI; translated from the exons ATGGTTTCAGAGGAATCAAGAAAGCATCCTTTGGTGTTTGCTTACTATGTTACTGGCCATGGCTTTGGCCATGCCACCCGGGTTGTCGAG GTTGCTCGACATCTCATTCATGCTGGGCATGATGTTCATGTGGTTACTGGTGCACCAGAATATGTTTTTACAACTGAGATAGAGTCTCCTCGACTTTTTATTCGCAAG GTGCTCTTAGACTGTGGAGCAGTTCAAGCAGATGCATTGACAGTTGATCGTCTTGCTTCTCTAGAGAAG TATTCAGAGACAGCCGTTGCACCTCGTGATGCTATTTTGATGACAGAAGTGGAATGGCTGAAGTCCATCAAGGCAGATCTAGTG GTATCAGATGTTGTTCCAGTTGCTTGTCGGGCTGCTGCTGATGCTGGAATTCGGTCTGTTTGTGTTACCAATTTTAG CTGGGATTTCATATATGCTGAATACGTGATGGCTGCTGGCTATCATCACAGATCCATAGTTTGGCAG ATTGCAGAGGATTATTCACATTGTGAATTCCTTATTCGCCTTCCAGGATACTGCCCGA TGCCTGCATTCCGTGATGCAATAGACGTTCCATTGGTCGTGAGGAGATTACACAAGTCACGTGAGGAG GTGCGGAAAGAACTTGGAATCATGGAAGATGTGAAGGTTGTTATTCTTAACTTTGGCGGACAG CCAGCTGGTTGGACTTTAAAGGAGGAGTACCTGCCTCATGGATGGCTTTGTCTG GTTTGTGGTGCTTCTGATAGTCAGGTCTttcctccaaatttcataaagcTAGCAAAAGATACATACACGCCAGATGTGATTGCTGCATCTGACTGCATGCTTG GAAAAATTGGATATGGGACTGTCAGCGAGTCTCTGGCATTCAAGATACCATTCATCTTTGTACGTAGGGACTACTTCAATGAGGAGCCATTCTTGAGAAATATGCTTGAG TTCTATCAAGCTGGAGTTGAGATGATTAGAAGGGATTTACTTACTGGACACTGGAGACCATACCTGGAACGTGCGATTAGTTTGAAACCTTGCTATGAGGGAGGAGTCAACGGTGGTGAG GTTGCAGCTAATATTTTGCAAGATACAGCTTCAGGGAAAAATTATACATCCAACAAG CTTAGCGGGGCTAGGAGATTACAGGATGCTATTGTTCTTGGTTATCAACTCCAAAGAGTTCCTGGAAGAGATCTAAGCATTCCAGACTGGTATGCAAATGCTGAAACTGAACTTGGTCTTCGTACGGGTTCTCCAACTGCTGAAATTGATGAAGATAATCTTCTTATGCCTTC ATACCTCGAGGACTTTGAGATTCTTCATGGAGATTTTATGGGTCTCTCTGATACTGTGAGTTTCTTGAACAGCTTATCAGAATTTGATGTTGTCCATGATTCTGGAAAAGGTACCGAGAAACACCAGATCAGGGAGCGGAAAGCTGCTGCTGGTCTCTTTAATTGGGAG GAAGACATTTTCGTGGCAAGAGCACCAGGAAGATTAGATGTTATGGGTGGAATTGCAGACTACTCTGGAAGCCTTGTATTGCAG ATGCCAATCAGAGAAGCTTGCCATGTTGCTGTGCAAAAGATTCATCCAACTAAACAGAGACTATGGAAGCATGCTCAGGCCCGGCAGGATGCCAAAGGACAAGGACCAACTCCTGTTCTGCAAATC GTATCTTATGGATCTGAATTAAGCAACCGTGGACCAACCTTTGATATGGATTTGTCGGATTTCATGGATGGGGAGCAACCAATGTCGTATGAGGCGGCCAGAAGTTACTTTTCTCGAGATCCATCCCAAAG ATGGGCTGCATATATTGCCGGAACCATCCTCGTGTTGATGAAAGAATTTGGATTACATTTCAAGAATAGTATTAGAATGCTG GTATCTTCCGCTGTGCCGGAAGGTAAAGGGGTCTCTTCTTCTGCAGCTGTGGAGGTTGCTACTATGTCTGCAGTCGCTGCTGCTCATG GATTAAATATCAACCCAAGagatcttgctttgctctgccAAAAG GTGGAGAATCACGTAGTTGGAGCTCCGTGTGGTGTGATGGATCAGATGACTTCTGCATGTGGTGAGGCTAACAAACTACTTGCTATGGTTTGCCAG CCTGCAGAGGTATTGGGTCTGGTGGACATTCCAAGTCATGTACGATTTTGGGGAATCGATTCTGGAATCAGGCACAG CGTTGGCGGTGCTGATTATGGATCTGTGAGGATAGGAGCCTTTATGGGCCGAAAAATCATAAAGTCGGTTGCGTCAGAACTGTTATCACAATCTTTGACTAATGGAACAACCTCTGATGATCTGGAAGAGGATGGAATCGAACTACTTGAAACCGAGGCAGCCCTGGAGTACTTGTGCAACTTATCGGCCCACAg ATACGAAGCTCTTTACGTTAAGCAACTTCCTGAAACCTTGCTTGGCGAGACTTTCTTGAAGAAATATAATGACCACGGCGATTCCGTCACTGTAATAGATCATAAGCGAAATTATGGACTCAGAGCAGCTACCAAACATCCCATATACGAAAATTTTCGAGTCAAG GCTTTCAAGGCTTTACTTACATCTGCAACTTCAGACGATCAATTGACTGCTCTGGGAGAGTTGATGTACCAG TGTCACTACAGTTACGGTGCTTGCGGACTCGGTTCAGATGGGACAGACAGGCTCGTACAACTGGTTCAAGAAATGCAACACAGTAAAAATTCGAGGGCAGTAGATGGAACCTTGTATGGTGCAAAGATAACAGGGGGTGGATCTGGTGGGACCATTTGTGTTGTCGGCAAAAATTCTTTAAGAAGCAGTGAACAAATTCTTCAG ATCCAGCAGAGATATAAAAGTGCTACAGGTTATTTGCCTATTGTCTTTGAGGCTTCGTCTCCAGGTGCCGGCAAGTTTGGTCACCTGAGAATTCGTCGTCGTCGGATTTGA